One Idiomarina loihiensis L2TR genomic window carries:
- a CDS encoding class I SAM-dependent methyltransferase, translated as MNQDELKEAFDQQATGYEERQMKLAPVYEGIYFQLQWVFSGLPDNARILCVGSGVGTEISYLAKRFPNWRFIAVEPSGGMLDICRKRAEQEGFSSRCVFHEGYLDSLSGLEPCDGATCLMVSQFFLDKEDRVSFFQSIAKSLKPGGILVSSDLSEMVGSNEYSTLINLWAKMLHGSNVSSDTVDKIHSAWLKDVAILPPEEIKHLIHRGGFELAVQTYQACLVRAWVARRL; from the coding sequence GTGAATCAAGACGAACTTAAAGAAGCTTTTGATCAGCAAGCGACTGGTTACGAAGAGCGACAAATGAAACTCGCTCCCGTATACGAAGGGATCTACTTTCAACTTCAATGGGTTTTTTCTGGGTTACCTGACAATGCGAGGATACTCTGTGTGGGGTCTGGGGTCGGGACTGAAATATCTTATCTGGCTAAAAGGTTTCCTAACTGGCGATTTATTGCGGTGGAGCCTTCCGGTGGAATGCTCGATATTTGTCGAAAACGAGCAGAGCAGGAAGGGTTCAGTTCACGGTGCGTGTTCCATGAAGGCTATCTGGACTCGCTTTCAGGGTTAGAACCATGCGATGGAGCTACTTGCCTCATGGTCTCTCAGTTCTTTTTGGATAAAGAGGATCGCGTGTCCTTTTTTCAGTCAATTGCCAAAAGCTTAAAGCCCGGTGGCATTTTAGTCAGTTCAGATTTATCAGAAATGGTTGGCTCAAATGAATACAGTACTCTAATTAATTTATGGGCCAAAATGCTACATGGCTCAAATGTGTCATCTGACACGGTAGATAAGATACATTCTGCCTGGTTAAAGGATGTTGCAATTCTTCCTCCTGAAGAGATAAAACATCTCATACATAGAGGAGGCTTTGAACTGGCAGTCCAGACTTATCAAGCCTGCCTTGTACGAGCCTGGGTTGCGCGACGTTTATAG
- a CDS encoding alpha/beta fold hydrolase: MNKKSIPATVLAASLTAGASGGEVVKVPSEVAFKYEQVDNVRVFYREAGNENDPTVLMLHGFAASSFMWRDVIDALADDYHVVALDLPAFGFTEVSGDDEYSYTFANLTETVEKFIEQKELTKFALAVHDYGAPVGWRLAVDNPEKITAIVSQNGNAYEEGLADGWKPIKKYWNNPTQENREALSDFPTPESIKWQYEEGVSDLSKVSPDGYTLEGFHISKPGMADIQLDLLLDYASNVEQYPEYQAYFRKHQPPLLAVWGKNDPFFLQEGAKAWKRDIPDAEIHLYDTGHFALETHHSVIIPVIKQFLDKNLKL, from the coding sequence ATGAATAAGAAGTCCATTCCTGCAACAGTTTTAGCTGCAAGTTTAACCGCCGGAGCTTCCGGCGGTGAGGTTGTAAAAGTACCCAGTGAGGTAGCCTTTAAGTATGAGCAGGTAGATAACGTGAGAGTCTTTTATCGCGAAGCGGGTAACGAAAATGATCCCACAGTATTGATGCTTCATGGGTTTGCAGCTTCGTCATTTATGTGGCGTGACGTTATAGACGCGCTTGCCGATGATTACCATGTAGTAGCACTAGATTTACCAGCCTTTGGCTTTACAGAGGTATCGGGTGATGATGAATACAGTTACACATTTGCAAATTTAACTGAAACCGTAGAAAAGTTCATTGAGCAAAAGGAGTTAACGAAATTTGCTTTAGCAGTGCATGATTATGGAGCACCTGTTGGCTGGAGGCTGGCTGTTGATAATCCAGAAAAAATCACTGCTATTGTTTCTCAAAACGGTAATGCATACGAAGAGGGCCTCGCTGATGGGTGGAAACCAATAAAAAAATATTGGAATAACCCAACGCAGGAGAACCGGGAGGCTTTGAGCGATTTCCCTACACCCGAGTCCATTAAGTGGCAATATGAAGAAGGGGTATCTGACTTAAGTAAGGTTTCTCCGGATGGATACACACTTGAAGGTTTTCACATATCTAAACCTGGCATGGCGGATATTCAACTCGATTTGCTGCTCGACTATGCTTCTAATGTAGAGCAATACCCAGAATATCAGGCGTACTTTAGAAAGCATCAGCCACCACTTCTTGCTGTCTGGGGGAAAAATGACCCGTTTTTCTTACAAGAGGGTGCTAAAGCCTGGAAACGGGATATTCCTGATGCCGAAATCCACCTGTATGATACTGGGCACTTCGCGCTTGAAACACATCACTCTGTCATTATTCCCGTTATAAAACAGTTTCTGGACAAGAATCTGAAATTATAA
- a CDS encoding RidA family protein, which produces MNQREAVFPANRHKLYEEHGYSAAIRSGDLLFVSGQVGSRENGSPEPEFERQVELAFENLQATLNAAGCTLDDLVDVTTFHTDPENQFDTIMKVKQKMFSSPPYPNWTAVGVNWLAGFDFEIKVIARIP; this is translated from the coding sequence ATGAACCAGCGCGAAGCAGTTTTCCCTGCCAACAGGCATAAACTTTATGAAGAACACGGCTACTCAGCAGCTATTCGCTCGGGCGATCTGTTATTTGTATCCGGACAAGTAGGAAGTCGTGAAAACGGTAGCCCTGAGCCTGAATTTGAACGTCAGGTTGAACTGGCTTTTGAAAACCTGCAGGCGACATTAAACGCCGCGGGCTGCACACTAGATGATTTAGTGGATGTAACAACTTTTCATACCGATCCGGAGAATCAGTTCGATACCATCATGAAAGTAAAACAAAAAATGTTTAGCTCACCTCCTTACCCGAATTGGACAGCAGTAGGCGTGAATTGGTTAGCCGGTTTTGACTTTGAAATAAAAGTTATCGCTCGCATTCCTTAA
- a CDS encoding LysR family transcriptional regulator — MAISTRTRITLRAMEQFIAVAEELHFHRAAERLNMSQPPLTSAIRKLEDDIGVTLIERGKRVLGLTPAGKNFIDEARETLRQAEQVVTATQDAAAGRTGLVRLGYVGSSLYGRLPDVIRDFRQSHPDVRLELKEATTAAQVAALRNNALDVGILIPPLVNAEDIEQIPFDSDRLCLAIPKEHPLNKRSNLTLTDLSEEPFILWPMVEGRGFHLQVIRLCANVGFVPTVTQEAHGMHAVLSLVSVGAGVSVVPQSMSGFRGDQISYHPLTGSEPEFDLTLSHRHLSPSAKAFVRSIGVRSVRSGQP, encoded by the coding sequence ATGGCGATAAGTACCAGAACACGGATTACTTTACGTGCAATGGAGCAATTTATTGCAGTAGCAGAAGAATTACACTTTCACCGTGCTGCAGAACGACTGAATATGTCACAGCCTCCTCTTACCAGTGCTATACGTAAGCTGGAGGATGATATTGGTGTTACATTGATTGAGCGAGGGAAACGCGTACTTGGATTAACTCCTGCGGGAAAGAACTTTATTGATGAAGCACGTGAAACTCTTAGGCAAGCAGAACAAGTCGTCACGGCCACACAAGATGCAGCTGCCGGACGAACAGGTTTAGTGCGTCTGGGTTATGTGGGAAGCTCACTTTATGGGAGATTACCTGATGTCATTCGTGATTTTCGGCAGAGTCATCCGGACGTACGTCTTGAGCTGAAAGAGGCAACTACCGCAGCGCAGGTCGCAGCACTACGCAATAACGCATTAGATGTTGGCATTTTGATTCCACCTCTTGTGAATGCTGAAGATATTGAACAGATACCATTTGACTCCGATCGCTTGTGCTTAGCTATTCCGAAAGAGCATCCCCTCAATAAACGGTCAAATTTGACACTGACTGACCTTTCAGAAGAGCCTTTCATATTATGGCCAATGGTTGAGGGGCGCGGCTTTCATTTACAGGTTATTCGACTATGTGCAAACGTTGGTTTTGTGCCGACGGTTACTCAGGAGGCTCACGGGATGCACGCGGTACTGTCGTTAGTGTCTGTTGGAGCAGGAGTATCCGTGGTCCCTCAAAGTATGAGTGGCTTTCGAGGAGACCAGATAAGCTATCATCCATTAACGGGTTCTGAACCCGAATTCGATTTGACCCTAAGTCACCGCCACTTATCGCCATCAGCAAAGGCATTCGTCCGCTCTATTGGAGTAAGAAGCGTACGTTCAGGGCAACCTTAA
- a CDS encoding SDR family NAD(P)-dependent oxidoreductase produces MVDFNDQVVLITGAGQGLGFSYARTIAQLGAMVLIQDIGADSDGNGADPNVAEAAAEKLRLEGLNAQALLGEIGSREGCHKLCKDALKIGGRLDALIHNAGWVAYENIELIEESSFDHMMAISAKAPLWLAQTAWPSMKGAGYGRIVVTTSCRALYPQYVQNGLASYAAAKMAVVGLMNVLASEGEKDGIIVNAVSPVAKTRMWGIEGEPDELRPADVAPGVAYLASKECYEGGWILRAANGQFHATKAMEAKDIDYPRNLRATKASTAQEVAENWSLIAIPCAEPRA; encoded by the coding sequence ATGGTAGATTTCAATGATCAAGTAGTATTAATAACCGGAGCTGGCCAAGGGCTTGGTTTCTCTTATGCCAGAACCATCGCTCAGCTTGGTGCGATGGTTCTGATCCAGGATATCGGGGCCGACTCCGACGGCAATGGAGCTGATCCAAATGTCGCAGAGGCTGCGGCAGAAAAGCTGAGATTGGAAGGGTTGAATGCACAAGCACTCCTCGGAGAAATAGGATCGCGTGAAGGCTGCCATAAACTTTGTAAGGACGCTTTGAAAATTGGCGGACGACTAGATGCTTTGATCCATAACGCGGGTTGGGTTGCTTATGAAAATATTGAGTTGATAGAGGAAAGTTCTTTTGATCATATGATGGCTATTTCGGCCAAGGCTCCTCTATGGCTCGCACAGACGGCGTGGCCCTCAATGAAAGGCGCAGGATATGGTCGGATCGTTGTGACGACCTCTTGCCGGGCTCTCTATCCGCAATACGTTCAGAATGGCCTTGCGTCATACGCAGCGGCCAAAATGGCTGTAGTGGGGCTGATGAATGTCCTTGCTTCTGAAGGTGAAAAGGACGGCATTATCGTTAATGCGGTTTCTCCAGTCGCCAAAACACGTATGTGGGGTATAGAGGGAGAACCTGACGAACTACGCCCAGCCGATGTGGCGCCAGGGGTCGCGTATCTAGCATCCAAGGAATGCTATGAAGGTGGATGGATACTTCGCGCCGCGAATGGCCAGTTTCATGCGACTAAAGCCATGGAGGCCAAAGATATCGACTATCCTAGAAATCTTCGAGCGACTAAGGCCTCAACAGCTCAAGAGGTTGCGGAGAACTGGTCGTTGATTGCTATTCCTTGTGCCGAGCCCCGCGCATAA
- a CDS encoding FMN-dependent NADH-azoreductase, giving the protein MSTLLHIDSSVRAVSNTNPDHNSISKSIALRFIETWKQHRPQDEYIYRDVGVNPPDFINQDWVGAVFTPDDKRTPEQKERLALSDKLIDEVSAADVIVISSPMYNYGMPAQLKAWFDQIVRINKTFDFDLSRGDFPLQPILSGKTLITVTSSGEFGFEKGGVREGSGHLAPHLRTLSKYLGVDTMYEIVSEYQEFGDDRHRVSVANAKDRAECLASELSLSTTDSLLKSDSVGSDLGITP; this is encoded by the coding sequence ATGAGCACGTTATTACATATAGATTCAAGCGTGAGAGCCGTAAGCAACACGAATCCAGACCACAATTCTATATCGAAGAGTATCGCTCTACGATTTATTGAGACATGGAAACAGCATCGGCCTCAAGATGAGTATATTTATCGTGATGTTGGAGTGAACCCGCCGGATTTTATTAATCAGGATTGGGTTGGTGCGGTGTTTACCCCCGATGATAAAAGGACTCCAGAGCAGAAAGAGAGACTGGCGTTATCAGATAAACTGATAGATGAAGTGTCAGCAGCCGACGTTATCGTAATTTCATCACCCATGTATAACTACGGAATGCCGGCGCAGCTAAAAGCTTGGTTTGATCAAATTGTGCGGATAAACAAAACCTTTGATTTTGATCTTTCACGAGGGGATTTTCCTTTGCAGCCTATACTTTCAGGTAAGACATTGATAACAGTGACTTCCAGCGGCGAGTTTGGTTTTGAAAAGGGAGGAGTAAGAGAAGGTTCTGGTCACCTGGCACCACACCTACGAACACTGAGCAAATATTTAGGCGTGGATACAATGTATGAAATAGTCTCTGAATACCAAGAGTTTGGTGATGATAGACACCGTGTGTCGGTAGCCAACGCAAAAGACCGGGCAGAATGTCTTGCATCAGAACTTAGTCTTTCAACTACGGACTCATTGTTGAAGAGTGATAGCGTTGGTTCTGATTTAGGCATAACCCCTTAA
- a CDS encoding MFS transporter has product MSFKSTSSVSPTVYLIALGAFALGMASYVTAGLIPMIEQAFSVSTGVAAQLVTAFTLAYGIGSPVVVALLPGNRQRNGLLAALGLFVISNAASALSTDFLWLLIFRALAGVGSGVYLAVGISAAATLSPAGRGKAIAVIMGGMAAGTVLGVPIGLILAEQLGWSSAFWLVTLLGGISLTGLFWRLPVLSGAEFIPLRRKLSVLVDGQVTVILSVSLLAAIASLGMYTFLVPLMSAPEYGGVESITPFLWVWGIGGVAGSFLVGPMADRIKGPRMTLFIMLTLALSLAVLPLIAFWSVWLAMVPILIWGAVGWALQVPQNNQLLHVRGSQGDGNLAVALNESALYLGSAIGAAVGGLALTFNPPIWSLPAGAALIAAIGALLQFISVRKNVL; this is encoded by the coding sequence ATGAGTTTCAAAAGTACATCCTCAGTGTCGCCCACTGTTTACTTAATTGCATTAGGCGCTTTTGCGCTTGGTATGGCTTCCTACGTTACAGCGGGACTTATTCCAATGATTGAGCAGGCGTTTAGTGTATCTACTGGTGTCGCTGCACAGCTTGTAACAGCTTTCACTCTCGCTTACGGGATAGGCTCGCCAGTTGTTGTTGCTTTATTGCCCGGGAACCGACAGCGAAATGGGCTATTGGCGGCCCTTGGCTTGTTTGTAATCTCGAACGCCGCCAGTGCATTGTCGACTGACTTTTTGTGGCTGCTTATATTTAGGGCGTTAGCAGGAGTTGGCTCGGGTGTTTACCTTGCTGTAGGGATTTCAGCCGCAGCAACATTGTCGCCTGCCGGACGGGGTAAAGCTATAGCGGTGATTATGGGAGGGATGGCTGCGGGAACCGTTCTGGGTGTTCCTATCGGGCTTATTCTCGCAGAGCAATTAGGTTGGTCATCCGCATTTTGGTTGGTAACACTGTTGGGGGGAATTTCGCTTACTGGACTTTTTTGGCGCCTGCCAGTTTTATCCGGAGCTGAATTTATCCCTTTGCGTCGGAAACTTTCTGTGTTGGTCGATGGTCAGGTAACCGTTATTCTGTCCGTATCATTACTTGCAGCTATAGCCAGTCTCGGAATGTACACCTTTTTAGTTCCTCTAATGTCGGCTCCGGAGTACGGCGGGGTGGAATCAATTACTCCTTTTCTTTGGGTGTGGGGTATCGGTGGTGTTGCTGGAAGTTTTCTGGTAGGGCCCATGGCTGATCGTATTAAAGGGCCTCGGATGACTCTATTTATTATGTTAACCCTTGCTCTGTCTCTAGCGGTGTTACCGTTAATTGCATTCTGGAGTGTATGGTTGGCAATGGTTCCAATCTTGATCTGGGGAGCTGTCGGCTGGGCTTTGCAGGTGCCACAGAATAATCAGTTGCTCCACGTTAGGGGATCACAAGGTGATGGTAATCTCGCTGTTGCCCTCAATGAATCAGCTTTGTATCTAGGAAGTGCTATCGGAGCTGCGGTAGGTGGTCTGGCTTTAACATTCAATCCGCCGATATGGTCGTTACCTGCTGGTGCTGCGCTCATCGCGGCAATAGGGGCATTATTACAATTCATCAGCGTGCGTAAAAATGTACTTTAA
- a CDS encoding Rrf2 family transcriptional regulator encodes MRKDSQLSRALHILIHLGQKPHPVTSETISKMLKTNPVVVRRMMGRLRENGYVTSVKGHNGGWSLSRSLREITLLDIHKALGDKNLFTIGFTEPDSKCLIEKAVNTQLEQTMKDAEAVLLDKFAKVTLNDLNISDSES; translated from the coding sequence GTGAGAAAAGACAGTCAGTTATCCCGAGCCCTGCATATATTAATACACCTTGGGCAGAAGCCTCATCCAGTAACATCCGAAACTATTTCAAAAATGCTGAAGACGAACCCGGTTGTAGTTCGGCGAATGATGGGAAGACTTCGTGAAAATGGGTATGTAACCTCAGTAAAAGGACATAACGGCGGATGGTCACTATCCCGATCATTGAGGGAGATAACGCTACTCGACATACACAAGGCTTTGGGTGACAAGAACCTATTTACTATTGGCTTTACTGAACCTGATTCCAAATGTTTGATAGAAAAAGCGGTTAACACACAGCTTGAGCAAACAATGAAAGATGCAGAAGCAGTGTTACTTGATAAGTTTGCAAAGGTTACTCTTAACGATTTAAATATCTCGGATTCAGAAAGCTAG
- a CDS encoding CGNR zinc finger domain-containing protein, which yields MESEQFIFVANNLALDFVNTEVGVGEQYSDKLESAENVLEWLHAASLISAKQPEALPNLLPLAKELRAEMNQTIAHAKKGIGYETKCANSILKKGSPYPQIAWQENEKKFVINYHHATLTVEALLQPVAHAFLHLLTELDFSLVKQCEADDCVLMFHDQTKSHRRRWCSMALCGNRMKAAAHRKRNRSENKKREY from the coding sequence ATGGAGTCAGAGCAGTTTATATTTGTGGCTAACAATTTAGCTCTGGATTTTGTAAACACTGAGGTTGGGGTCGGCGAGCAATATTCAGACAAACTTGAAAGCGCAGAAAACGTACTTGAATGGCTTCATGCCGCTAGCCTCATCAGCGCAAAGCAGCCTGAAGCTTTACCTAATTTGTTACCTCTGGCGAAAGAGCTTCGCGCTGAAATGAACCAGACAATAGCTCACGCTAAAAAAGGAATAGGTTATGAAACGAAGTGCGCCAACTCTATTCTGAAAAAGGGGTCACCCTACCCACAGATAGCCTGGCAGGAAAATGAGAAAAAGTTTGTCATTAACTACCACCACGCAACACTCACGGTCGAAGCACTTTTGCAGCCAGTAGCTCATGCGTTTCTTCATTTGCTAACTGAGTTGGATTTCAGTTTAGTTAAACAGTGCGAGGCAGATGATTGCGTACTGATGTTTCATGACCAAACCAAGTCTCACAGACGGCGGTGGTGCAGCATGGCATTGTGTGGAAATCGCATGAAAGCGGCTGCTCATAGAAAAAGAAACCGAAGCGAAAATAAAAAACGCGAGTACTAG
- a CDS encoding transcriptional regulator, giving the protein MLNLRWDVLAFNKQADLLFGFNRHPPGQRNLLWMLFTDTVLRERLVDWDSQAVQMLSSFRRDYAHATQEADIQALVTNLQKASPDFSQWWNRHDVDAPCQGVRDMKIENETVSFEHTSMTVDADRHLRLVVYARGSAQGIAINDQFSATS; this is encoded by the coding sequence GTGCTCAACCTAAGATGGGACGTACTGGCCTTCAACAAGCAGGCGGATCTGCTTTTTGGCTTCAATCGTCACCCTCCGGGGCAACGCAACCTACTCTGGATGCTGTTCACGGATACCGTTCTCCGCGAGCGACTAGTAGATTGGGACAGTCAAGCCGTTCAAATGTTATCCAGCTTCAGACGCGATTACGCTCACGCAACGCAAGAAGCAGATATTCAGGCTCTGGTTACCAATTTACAAAAGGCTTCTCCTGACTTCAGCCAATGGTGGAATCGCCACGATGTCGACGCCCCATGTCAGGGCGTCAGGGATATGAAAATAGAAAATGAAACCGTGTCATTCGAGCACACTTCGATGACTGTCGATGCTGATCGCCATTTGCGATTGGTTGTTTATGCGCGGGGCTCGGCACAAGGAATAGCAATCAACGACCAGTTCTCCGCAACCTCTTGA
- a CDS encoding LysR family transcriptional regulator yields the protein MQVSLQALKAFEAAARRGSFKLAAEELSLTPTAISHHISNLEGRLNVNLFHRQGRRIALTGAGRRLAEATSDGFRKIENSLEELLTAGNTVRVTTTSSLAAMVLIPSQNEFEQINPGISVEISTGESVDNQSYIIPIRFGDSTAIEPSDVIKSESFNVFGASGMKPPSWSNEPITLFTTEWKNKALPDSPLEAWLAMNGLEGSNIKLKKFDQELFGIQQAMAENGLVFCSTTLTKRLLNANLLQQFKTQPVESDLCYYVPNKRSFETRSAVPFLDWIEGLLSP from the coding sequence TTGCAGGTTTCGCTACAAGCACTTAAAGCCTTTGAAGCGGCAGCCCGTCGGGGAAGTTTCAAGTTGGCTGCAGAAGAGCTTTCGCTGACACCAACAGCCATCTCTCACCACATTAGCAATCTGGAAGGTCGGTTAAATGTAAACTTGTTTCACCGACAAGGAAGGCGAATAGCGTTAACCGGGGCTGGTAGAAGATTAGCTGAAGCGACCTCTGACGGATTCCGGAAAATTGAAAATTCTCTGGAAGAGCTGCTAACCGCCGGCAATACAGTTAGAGTAACAACAACATCATCATTAGCTGCTATGGTGCTTATTCCTTCGCAGAATGAATTTGAGCAAATCAACCCTGGTATTTCTGTCGAAATATCTACCGGTGAGTCGGTCGACAATCAGTCCTACATTATTCCAATTCGTTTTGGTGATTCTACAGCCATTGAGCCGTCAGATGTCATTAAATCCGAATCCTTCAATGTTTTCGGTGCTTCTGGAATGAAGCCCCCTTCCTGGTCAAATGAGCCCATTACCCTTTTTACCACTGAATGGAAAAATAAAGCGTTACCAGACTCGCCTTTAGAGGCCTGGTTAGCAATGAATGGACTGGAAGGGTCGAATATTAAACTCAAAAAATTTGACCAGGAGCTGTTCGGGATCCAGCAGGCTATGGCAGAAAATGGACTGGTATTCTGCTCTACGACGCTTACAAAACGGTTGCTAAACGCTAACCTTCTCCAGCAATTTAAAACCCAGCCGGTAGAATCTGATTTGTGCTATTACGTACCAAATAAAAGAAGCTTCGAAACCAGAAGTGCCGTTCCGTTTTTAGATTGGATTGAGGGGCTTTTAAGCCCTTAA
- a CDS encoding TetR/AcrR family transcriptional regulator → MNQRTKTMAENRAKIISAARKAFAEKGYTSASMDELTAEVGLTRGALYHNFGDKRGLLAAVVEQIDTEMALRAKEIGSQAENVWEGLLAEGEAYIRMALDPEVQRIVLLDGPAVLGDPSQWPSQSNCLEATRQTVRELVAQGVMKQVDTEAAARLLNGSALNAALWIAASSTPQEVTPKAIEAFRLLASGLKRLSPDFF, encoded by the coding sequence TTGAACCAGCGCACAAAGACAATGGCAGAAAACCGTGCAAAGATTATTTCAGCAGCAAGAAAAGCCTTTGCTGAGAAAGGCTACACGTCGGCCTCGATGGATGAATTAACTGCTGAAGTCGGTTTAACAAGAGGAGCCTTGTATCACAACTTTGGTGACAAACGCGGACTTCTCGCTGCAGTTGTAGAGCAAATTGACACAGAAATGGCACTACGTGCGAAAGAAATTGGCTCACAGGCCGAGAATGTATGGGAAGGACTGCTTGCAGAAGGTGAAGCTTATATACGCATGGCACTTGATCCTGAAGTGCAACGTATTGTATTGCTTGATGGGCCGGCGGTGCTGGGAGACCCTTCACAATGGCCTAGCCAGAGCAATTGCCTCGAAGCGACCAGACAAACCGTAAGGGAACTGGTAGCTCAAGGCGTTATGAAGCAAGTTGACACGGAGGCAGCTGCCAGACTACTTAATGGCTCTGCACTCAATGCAGCCCTATGGATTGCTGCCAGCTCTACCCCTCAGGAGGTCACCCCAAAAGCAATCGAAGCATTTCGACTATTAGCGTCAGGACTAAAGAGATTGAGTCCTGACTTCTTTTAG